A single window of Nicotiana sylvestris chromosome 5, ASM39365v2, whole genome shotgun sequence DNA harbors:
- the LOC138868491 gene encoding uncharacterized protein, whose protein sequence is MADQQAQAATLRNLEHHVGQLARAQNTRPIGALPSDTDLNPKAQVNAVTLRNGRALEEVPKKKKNIAHPEGQLVPKPVEGNKKSDKGPELVIKTRPPPPFPQRLQKQKDDAKYNKFLDILSQLSVNLPLVEILQEVPKYARYLRDIVANKRRHAEFETVALTEECSARVQSKLPPKLKDHGCFTIPLSLGKQEVGRALCDLGASINLISSSLFKQLGLGVLRPTTITLQLADRSLVMPEEIIEDVLVRVGKLILPADFIVLDYEVDEEVPIILGRPFLATGGAIIDVRAGKLKMRVDDEEVTFNVYKALKLPKHYVDLWMIIVVELKGIEQSQHVNYSDPDGTTELEEVVFPVERVKMIEKRAKYKRGDLPRACKKARLHGRKKKRKRPT, encoded by the coding sequence ATGGCTGATCAACAGGCTCAAGCCGCAACACTGAGAAATTTGGAGCACCACGTGGGCCAACTTGCCAGAGCCCAAAATACCAGACCAATAGGGGCTCTTCCTAGTGATACGGATCTCAATCCTAAAGCTCAAGTCAATGCAGTTACCTTGAGAAATGGAAGAGcattagaagaagttccaaagaaaaagaagaatatagCTCATCCCGAAGGACAATTAGTTCCCAAGCCAGTTGAGGGGAATAAGAAATCAGATAAAGGACCTGAGCTAGTAATTAAGACTAGGCCACCACCTCCGTTTCCACAAAGACTGCAGAAGCAAAAAGATGATGCTAAGTACAATAAATTCCTAGATATTTTGAGCCAACTGAGTGTGAATTTACCTTTGGTGGAAATTTTGCAGGAAGTGCCTAAGTATGCAAGGTATCTCAGAGATATTGTGGCAAACAAACGAAGACATGCAGAGTTcgaaacagttgcacttactgaagagtgcagtgccagagttcagagtaaacttcctcctaagttgaaggatcatGGGTGTTTCACAATTCCTTTGTCTCTTGGAAAACAAGAAGTTGGTAGAGCCCTGTGTGACTTAGGAGCTAGTATAAATTTGATATCATCCTCTTTGTTCAAGCAACTCGGATTGGGGGTGCTTAGACCTACTACAATCACTTTACAGTTAGCAGATAGGTCACTAGTCATGCCAGAAGAAATTATTGAGGATGTGTTAGTTAGAGTGGGAAAGCTTATTCTTCCTGCTGATTTTATTGTTCTTGATTACGAGGTAGATGAGGAAGTGCCCATTATTTTGGGGCGACCATTCTTAGCTACCGGTGGAGCAATTATTGATGTGAGGGCAGGGAAGTTAAAAATGAGAGTTGACGATGAGGAGGTCACTTTTAATGTGTACAAGGCACTTAAGCTCCCTAAGCATTATGTGGACTTGTGGATGATTATTGTGGTCGAATTGAAGGGAATAGAGCAGAGTCAGCATGTGAATTATAGTGATCCAGATGGGACAACTGAGTTAGAGGAGGTGGTGTTTCCAGTTGAGCGTGTAAAGATGATTGAGAAAAGAGCCAAATATAAAAGAGGAGACCTTCCGAGAGCGTGCAAAAAGGCTAGACTTCATgggagaaagaagaagagaaagcgcCCAACCTGA
- the LOC138868492 gene encoding uncharacterized protein: MEMLRQIQLNIPLIDALREMSGYAKMMKDLMSQKFDFQDLSIMTLTQICSVVVTKPMAQKMSDPGSFIIPCKIGSYAFAKALCDLGANINLMSLDVYTKLGIGRARSTSMLLQLADRTVKRPTRILDDVLVQVGKFVFPSNIVILHCQVDEEIPIILGRPFLATGRALIDCETGELKMRLNDDEVIFNV, from the coding sequence ATGGAGATGTTGCGtcaaattcagttgaatattccttTGATTGATGCCTTAAGGGAGATGTCAGGTTATGCGAAGATGATGAAAGACCTAATGTCACAgaagtttgattttcaggacctatCCATAATGACTCTAACGCAGATCTGCAGCGTAGTAGTGACCAAACCGATGGCTCAAAAGATGTCCGACCCAGGTAGCTTCATTATTCCATGCAAGATTGGGagttatgcctttgcaaaggcattatgtgatttgggagccaaCATAAATTTGATGTCTCTGGATGTATACACCAAACTGGGCATTGGTAGAGCTAGATCGACTTCGATGCTGCTGCAGCTGGCTGACCGCACGGTAAAAAGGCCTACTAggattcttgatgatgtgttggtgcaagtgGGGAAGTTCGTGTTCCCTTCAAACATTGTTATTCTTCACTGTCAGGTAGATGAGGAGATACCTATCATTTTAGGTAGGCCATTTTTGGCCACTGGGAGAGCACTAATCGATTGTGAGactggggaattaaaaatgagactGAACGATGATGAAGTCATATTCAATGTTTAG